Proteins from a genomic interval of Alteromonas macleodii ATCC 27126:
- a CDS encoding GyrI-like domain-containing protein — protein MEMRQLSSPIDIKGFSVITNNHTEFSPQGKIPTLWQKFDNSIAVDYKGGERVYGVYFNYESDHSGDFSVLAGFDGDSVPEHLKVEHITIPAGKYLVFSRQGEMPQIAIDAWSDIWRYFTEGGAEYERTFSIDFEHYVNGNHIDVYIAIK, from the coding sequence ATGGAAATGCGACAACTCTCTTCACCGATAGATATTAAAGGCTTTTCGGTGATTACCAATAATCACACTGAATTCTCACCACAGGGAAAGATACCCACACTTTGGCAAAAGTTTGATAATTCGATAGCTGTTGACTATAAAGGCGGCGAGCGAGTGTATGGCGTGTATTTCAACTACGAATCCGATCATTCCGGTGACTTTTCCGTGTTGGCTGGGTTTGACGGTGACTCAGTGCCCGAACATTTAAAGGTTGAGCACATCACTATTCCCGCAGGAAAGTATCTCGTTTTTTCGCGACAAGGTGAAATGCCGCAAATTGCCATTGATGCATGGAGCGATATTTGGCGCTATTTCACAGAAGGAGGTGCCGAGTATGAAAGGACGTTTTCAATAGACTTCGAGCACTATGTGAATGGCAACCATATAGACGTTTATATAGCAATAAAATGA
- a CDS encoding TonB-dependent receptor domain-containing protein, which translates to MKNIATAVQLALAGSVALTSGNVLAQDSTNESADVEKIQVTGSRISRQGAIAPSPVTAISGESLLNSGAMNIGEVLNELPSLANTFSLGNSGQFIGTAGLNILDLRGMGTDRTLVLVDGKRHVSSSAGSAAVDTNTIPTSWIERVEIVTGGASAVYGADAVTGVVNFILKKNIEGFDVSATQGFAQENGYKNDKYQASYGFNFDNDRGNIAFAAEYSSQEALEALDNPWTATSYRNMSFESIMGYERSEDQLNSTAFPDNFYTANAGYYTLNNSGVFGGNSQTFNADGSIREIYTGDQVDGAFCANCDSFNLRQFTQLQPEFDRTNLNVKGNYELNDDTTVYAQAKYARTRAITMGQPAFFYGGSETTIYRNNAFLDDSVAAYMDENELDSIQLNRMMTDLGRRTEADERETYRYVLGIEGYIGDEWSYEAFVNYGKTELERENRNNLVLQNFENALNAITDGDGNIVCASGSDDGCVPLNIMGFGQPSQEAIDYVNTTSVGTSKIEQYNAGATIANSGIYELPAGYVGFAAGVEYRKEKSEIEEPDNAAGTFFNTLGEDKGDYDVSEVFTEVTIPLLADLPGVEMLTFDTAARIANYSSIGNAKSWKLGLDWKVYEDLRLRATKSSALRAPNIGELYGEASQTFFRVDDPCRTDNLADLANADQRIANCAALGIPADFNSDYDSATLEGVNGGNIDLQAESSISKTLGVVYTPSWFEGFTATVDYWEIELTDAISSIDGQTILDRCVDSESGINNVYCGLIDRDGTTGEITQIRSYALNIAGQEAKGIDFELGYDFDALEGAFRTSLIATYLKDRKEFPFQDNPEVFYQYAGTAGESDWQGVFTINYSRGDWEASWKTRYLERSSLYDNQELARNPNPSNRMELPSYAVTDVTAGYNFANGVSLTVGIDNLFNRALPTGTTGTGSIDGAYDNIGRFGYVTVAYKM; encoded by the coding sequence ATGAAAAATATTGCAACTGCAGTTCAGTTAGCATTAGCTGGAAGTGTCGCGTTGACCTCAGGCAACGTTCTTGCACAGGACTCAACAAATGAAAGCGCTGACGTTGAAAAAATTCAGGTCACCGGTTCTCGTATCTCTCGTCAGGGCGCTATCGCTCCATCACCAGTAACAGCCATTTCTGGTGAGTCACTTCTTAATTCAGGTGCGATGAACATTGGTGAGGTGCTTAATGAGCTTCCTTCACTTGCAAACACATTCTCATTGGGTAATTCAGGTCAATTTATTGGAACTGCTGGTCTAAATATTCTTGACCTACGTGGTATGGGTACTGACCGCACATTAGTATTGGTAGACGGTAAACGTCACGTATCTTCTTCAGCAGGTTCTGCAGCGGTTGATACCAACACCATCCCTACTTCGTGGATTGAGCGCGTAGAAATCGTTACTGGCGGTGCTTCTGCGGTTTATGGTGCAGATGCAGTAACTGGGGTTGTTAACTTCATTCTTAAAAAGAACATTGAAGGTTTCGACGTGAGTGCGACGCAAGGCTTTGCACAGGAAAACGGTTATAAGAACGATAAATACCAAGCATCATACGGCTTTAACTTCGACAATGATCGCGGCAACATTGCTTTTGCAGCCGAATACAGCTCACAAGAAGCTTTAGAGGCCCTTGACAACCCTTGGACTGCAACGTCGTATCGTAATATGAGCTTTGAAAGCATCATGGGATACGAGCGCAGTGAAGACCAGTTAAATTCAACGGCATTTCCTGACAACTTTTACACTGCTAATGCGGGCTACTACACACTAAACAACTCTGGCGTTTTTGGCGGCAACTCTCAGACTTTCAACGCTGACGGTTCAATTCGCGAAATCTACACCGGTGACCAAGTAGACGGTGCGTTCTGCGCAAACTGTGATTCGTTTAACCTGCGCCAGTTTACGCAGCTTCAGCCTGAGTTTGATCGTACTAACCTAAATGTAAAAGGTAACTACGAGCTAAACGACGACACCACAGTGTATGCACAGGCTAAGTACGCGCGTACTCGTGCAATTACAATGGGTCAGCCTGCTTTCTTCTATGGCGGCTCAGAGACAACCATTTATCGTAACAATGCCTTTCTAGATGATAGCGTTGCCGCATACATGGATGAAAACGAACTAGACAGCATTCAGCTTAACCGCATGATGACTGACCTAGGGCGCCGCACCGAAGCAGACGAGCGTGAAACTTATCGCTACGTGCTAGGTATTGAAGGCTACATTGGTGACGAGTGGAGCTACGAGGCATTTGTAAACTACGGCAAAACTGAATTAGAGCGTGAGAACCGCAACAACCTTGTTTTGCAAAACTTCGAGAATGCACTTAACGCAATAACTGACGGCGACGGAAACATTGTTTGTGCGTCAGGTAGTGATGACGGCTGTGTACCGCTGAACATTATGGGCTTTGGTCAGCCTTCACAAGAAGCAATTGACTACGTCAATACTACATCAGTTGGCACAAGCAAAATTGAACAATACAACGCTGGCGCAACCATCGCAAACTCTGGTATTTATGAATTACCTGCAGGATACGTTGGCTTTGCAGCCGGTGTTGAATATCGCAAAGAAAAAAGCGAAATTGAAGAACCTGATAATGCAGCGGGTACCTTTTTCAACACTCTAGGTGAAGATAAAGGCGATTACGATGTATCAGAAGTATTTACTGAAGTTACTATTCCACTACTTGCCGATCTCCCTGGCGTAGAAATGCTGACATTTGATACTGCGGCGCGGATTGCCAACTACTCTTCGATTGGCAACGCGAAAAGCTGGAAGCTTGGTCTAGATTGGAAAGTGTATGAAGATTTACGTCTACGTGCGACAAAATCATCTGCACTACGCGCGCCGAACATCGGTGAACTTTATGGTGAAGCAAGCCAAACCTTCTTCCGCGTAGACGATCCATGTCGTACAGACAACCTTGCTGACTTAGCCAACGCCGACCAACGCATTGCAAACTGTGCAGCGTTAGGTATCCCTGCAGATTTCAACTCTGATTACGACTCAGCAACGCTAGAAGGCGTAAACGGTGGAAACATCGACTTGCAAGCGGAGAGCTCAATCTCTAAAACACTAGGTGTTGTCTATACTCCTAGCTGGTTTGAAGGCTTTACCGCTACTGTTGACTACTGGGAAATCGAGCTGACAGACGCGATTTCGTCTATTGACGGCCAAACAATTTTGGACCGCTGTGTTGACTCTGAGTCGGGTATTAACAACGTATACTGTGGCCTTATCGACCGTGATGGAACTACCGGTGAAATCACTCAGATTCGTAGCTATGCATTGAACATCGCGGGTCAAGAAGCCAAGGGTATCGACTTCGAACTAGGATATGATTTCGACGCGCTAGAAGGCGCATTCCGTACTAGCTTGATTGCGACTTACCTTAAAGACCGCAAAGAATTCCCATTCCAAGATAACCCTGAAGTATTCTATCAGTACGCAGGTACGGCAGGTGAATCTGATTGGCAGGGTGTATTCACCATCAACTATAGCCGTGGTGATTGGGAAGCAAGCTGGAAAACTCGCTACCTAGAACGTTCAAGCCTTTACGACAACCAAGAGTTAGCGCGTAACCCAAATCCGAGCAACCGTATGGAACTGCCTTCATACGCTGTGACTGACGTGACCGCGGGTTACAACTTTGCTAACGGTGTTAGCCTAACCGTGGGTATTGATAACCTGTTTAACCGTGCGCTACCGACGGGCACGACAGGCACGGGTTCAATAGACGGCGCGTACGACAACATTGGCCGCTTCGGATACGTTACCGTAGCGTACAAAATGTAA